One region of Sulfurisphaera ohwakuensis genomic DNA includes:
- the nuoN gene encoding NADH-quinone oxidoreductase subunit NuoN produces the protein MILQYIPIVLPSILIVFSSIAVLYIDNGTRSRYIIAVDLSISTLLVSFLTLIIFYGLGYYGYSLFSSTLYLSNFGYFIAVSAILATIIVIYGGMESLEPIKTRSSFLSLAMLTDLGVIYLGFAYNVITILASWGIASAATYVIAMIRKDYSSTIAGVKYLIMGLLSSSLMVLGFAFFILGIGSLSLDATINYQTLVILGIMLLSIAFLFKVGAFPFQAWLPDVYSMSDRISVAFVSSVGKIVGIAPLFDIIYFLKPSGIVGFSIFVIFALITVMSLIFGNIVAFSRQDFASMLAYSSITQVGFMLIAITMLPYNPTVSTSGLMVYLLAYSIAQAGLFIALSHIEKVSGTSYIEGFRGMSSSDKALAFALSILLLSLLGIPPILGFWAKLFVLEASFSQPWLTVIGFLNSAVSAGYYIPPIREIFREGDFRNVNSTERDAAIIASILSIALGIVAPLIVGVIS, from the coding sequence ATGATACTTCAATATATTCCTATAGTTCTTCCTTCAATTTTAATAGTATTTTCATCTATAGCTGTCCTATATATTGATAATGGTACTAGAAGCAGATATATTATAGCAGTCGATTTATCTATTAGTACTCTGCTGGTTTCTTTTTTAACTCTAATAATTTTTTACGGGTTAGGATATTATGGCTACTCTCTATTTTCTTCTACTCTTTACTTATCTAATTTCGGATATTTCATTGCAGTATCGGCAATATTAGCTACAATAATAGTTATTTATGGAGGAATGGAAAGCTTAGAGCCTATTAAGACTAGATCCTCTTTCTTATCCTTAGCGATGTTAACAGATTTAGGCGTAATTTATTTAGGTTTCGCATATAATGTAATTACCATACTAGCATCGTGGGGTATAGCATCTGCCGCAACTTATGTAATTGCAATGATTAGGAAGGACTACTCTTCGACTATTGCTGGAGTAAAATACTTAATTATGGGGTTACTCTCAAGCTCTCTAATGGTTTTAGGTTTCGCATTCTTCATTTTAGGAATTGGTTCTCTATCATTAGATGCTACTATAAACTACCAAACTTTAGTAATACTAGGGATTATGCTTCTTTCAATAGCTTTCCTCTTTAAAGTAGGGGCTTTTCCATTTCAAGCATGGCTTCCAGATGTATACTCTATGTCAGACAGAATATCTGTAGCTTTTGTATCAAGTGTAGGTAAAATAGTAGGTATTGCACCTCTCTTTGATATAATCTATTTCTTAAAACCATCTGGTATAGTAGGATTCTCCATATTCGTAATTTTTGCTTTGATTACAGTAATGAGCCTAATATTTGGAAATATAGTAGCTTTCTCGAGGCAAGATTTTGCGTCAATGTTAGCATATAGTAGTATTACCCAAGTGGGGTTTATGCTAATTGCAATAACTATGCTACCTTATAATCCAACTGTTTCTACTAGTGGATTAATGGTTTATTTATTAGCTTACTCAATAGCTCAGGCCGGTTTATTTATTGCTCTATCTCATATAGAGAAAGTTAGCGGAACTAGTTATATTGAAGGTTTTAGAGGAATGAGTTCTAGTGATAAAGCCTTAGCATTTGCGCTTTCAATATTACTCCTAAGCTTATTAGGTATACCGCCAATATTAGGATTTTGGGCTAAATTATTTGTTCTAGAAGCATCATTCTCACAACCATGGTTAACTGTTATTGGGTTTTTGAATAGTGCTGTATCAGCTGGATACTATATACCGCCAATTAGAGAAATTTTTAGAGAAGGAGACTTTAGGAATGTAAATTCTACAGAAAGAGATGCAGCAATTATAGCATCAATTTTAAGTATAGCTTTGGGTATAGTAGCACCATTGATAGTAGGTGTTATATCTTGA
- a CDS encoding sulfite exporter TauE/SafE family protein, with translation MLELTVLQYVLSIIAGFLVGFSLGLIGGGGSILAIPLLLYFVGLAYLPGVSKNYIDHLVIGTTALAVGLNAYINAFIHWKKGNVRILEGIFFTLPGILGTYVGARVGLIVHGGLLLFLFGILMIVIAVMVFRGKDRPAISKTYPNGEPTKGLLQRVKLQRIIPIGFLVGFASGFFGIGGGFLIVPGLLFSTGICMIKAVGTSLISVGTFGVTGALTYAIAGEIDPVISILYLLGGIAGGYIGAKIASSMPRGMLRKVFAIIIIAVAIYIMYQNYYAIVSII, from the coding sequence ATGCTTGAGTTAACGGTTTTACAATACGTTTTGTCAATTATTGCTGGCTTTTTAGTTGGTTTCAGTCTAGGACTAATAGGTGGAGGAGGATCAATTTTAGCTATACCGCTTTTATTATATTTCGTTGGTTTAGCTTACCTACCTGGTGTTAGTAAAAACTATATTGATCATTTAGTGATAGGAACTACTGCTCTAGCTGTTGGTTTAAACGCATACATAAATGCTTTCATCCATTGGAAAAAAGGAAATGTTAGAATCTTAGAGGGTATTTTTTTCACTTTGCCAGGAATTTTAGGAACTTACGTCGGTGCCAGAGTTGGGTTAATAGTTCATGGGGGACTTTTACTATTTTTGTTCGGAATTCTAATGATAGTAATAGCTGTTATGGTTTTTAGAGGAAAAGATAGACCAGCTATTTCTAAAACTTATCCTAATGGAGAACCTACTAAAGGGCTTTTACAAAGAGTAAAATTGCAGAGAATTATTCCTATAGGATTCTTAGTTGGTTTCGCGTCTGGCTTTTTCGGTATAGGTGGAGGATTTTTAATTGTCCCTGGTTTACTATTTAGTACTGGAATATGTATGATAAAAGCTGTAGGGACTTCTTTAATTTCAGTAGGAACTTTTGGCGTTACTGGTGCTTTAACTTATGCAATAGCTGGTGAAATTGATCCAGTAATTAGCATCTTATATTTACTTGGCGGTATTGCCGGTGGATATATTGGTGCTAAGATAGCATCTAGCATGCCTAGAGGAATGTTGAGAAAAGTTTTTGCAATAATAATAATAGCTGTAGCCATCTATATAATGTATCAGAATTACTATGCGATTGTATCAATAATTTAG
- a CDS encoding GNAT family N-acetyltransferase: MLIEGKNIKVIKAGEEYAEKFFEYLQILKDDPDNYTIIRYEDVKLENVKKIKWNDNPMFLAVAEEKVIGSVQLIRGKYFGLNKQPHVAEIAYSVAKEFRGKGLIYALIYKALKEMHEIKIITAWVDERNLRSQKVLEKLGAKLLCKINNFMYSLREGIYVNMLFYSGNVEEITKRAKEEAKRKGVREFL; encoded by the coding sequence ATGCTGATAGAAGGAAAGAATATAAAAGTTATTAAAGCGGGAGAAGAATATGCAGAGAAATTTTTTGAATATTTGCAGATTTTAAAGGATGACCCCGACAACTATACTATAATAAGATATGAGGACGTAAAGTTAGAAAACGTAAAGAAGATAAAATGGAATGACAATCCAATGTTCCTAGCAGTTGCGGAGGAGAAAGTTATTGGTTCGGTTCAGTTAATAAGGGGAAAATACTTTGGGTTAAACAAACAACCTCATGTTGCTGAAATTGCTTATTCTGTAGCTAAAGAATTTAGAGGTAAGGGATTGATTTACGCACTAATATATAAAGCTCTTAAAGAAATGCATGAAATTAAGATTATAACTGCCTGGGTAGATGAGAGGAATTTAAGATCTCAGAAAGTATTGGAGAAGTTAGGCGCTAAATTATTATGCAAAATAAATAACTTTATGTATTCTTTAAGGGAGGGAATTTATGTTAATATGCTGTTTTATTCAGGAAATGTGGAAGAAATAACGAAAAGAGCTAAAGAAGAGGCAAAGAGAAAAGGTGTTAGAGAATTTTTATGA
- a CDS encoding winged helix-turn-helix domain-containing protein: MELELSPPTKRVYYYLLKKKEATLRQIQEDLGFASVSAVRYHIKKLLEYGLVKETLDGKYTINKIILDDDYIVIFNNILPKSIFFASFFLTSTILLILLMFSHPFAMEIFASLISFMASGVFLLDAIKRYLRFERTIKSGE, translated from the coding sequence ATGGAATTAGAGTTATCACCGCCAACTAAAAGAGTTTATTATTATTTGTTAAAGAAGAAGGAGGCTACTTTGAGGCAAATCCAAGAAGATCTAGGTTTTGCTTCAGTAAGTGCAGTTAGATATCACATAAAGAAGCTCTTAGAATACGGTTTAGTTAAAGAGACATTAGATGGGAAATACACTATTAATAAAATAATCTTAGACGATGATTATATAGTAATTTTCAATAATATTTTACCCAAAAGTATATTCTTTGCCTCATTCTTCTTAACCTCTACTATTCTTCTTATTCTTCTTATGTTTTCTCACCCCTTCGCTATGGAAATATTTGCTTCTCTAATTAGTTTTATGGCTAGTGGTGTATTTCTTTTAGATGCTATTAAGAGATATCTTAGATTCGAAAGGACCATAAAGAGTGGGGAATAA
- a CDS encoding proton-conducting transporter membrane subunit, with the protein MISLFVFVISFIVASIIFFIKDKRISGILSFLSIVINVYFLFRYGLFYEFYVTNYVGNFGFTVNDLNYPLIITILVVTLVTVYYSQRYMEKRFHELGYGNWGLYYALYSLFAISMFYVVISINLLELYIFLEISLITSFLLILLYGYGDRRRISLLYFIWTHVGTILTLASIVILGLVSGKMDIYSSFGQLYNYSTIAYAPLIFIAGVIGMFIKGAQAGFNIWLPYAHGEAPTPISILLSPNMVGLGIFVVIIYYYLFPSFSFLAPIFIAWAIITMIYGGINALAQRDFKRFLAYSSVSQMGYMLLGASISFFIGLKSSVLTLPLGIIASVLIYASHGFGKALLFMSAGAAITELEERDIERLGGLYLVSPLHTTLSFIGILNILGLPPTVGLVSEVLLLMSAGQLVPLIGEGFFVLLVALLMIAIGMSSGYATYLFKKVYSNIKERKQSLDNAYEYSIPMIITAIVSVIFFFFPEFMAHSLSNFIQTFSANSLNLFLIVFLPAIGSLIALIVPMNQDTRGGIVTALIGISMILAIINLINSVHSPLFVPQSITTIFSYFTFSSSLLQALLGVFVSSLAFFISMYSIGYMKEDSVLRRYWGFFGFFVSSMLAVIYADNVLLFLAGWEGTSLASYGLISYWLDDNERNVVGDFGRKVFGIEYLSRPTTSGIRAMIFTRIGDVGLIVGLGYLMYLTTLSDYSGITTIYSGLFSVLHLIYNLPYGWVILLLMFLGGLGKSAQFPLTQWLLTAMTGPTPVSALIHAATMVNLGAILTFFVYPFLVYPNPQTTLFMSIMVGISMFTAIYTSTSALASNEQKLILAYSTADQISLMILSSSIGGLLASLTSNLNYLYAGILIGFIQMLAHGTYKASLFMNAGSLIHFTENRYVGVFKGLYRKLKTVFVLQLLAALNLASIPPLIGFWAHDLIGVLASNTSLFPLYVITEFLGGVYIIRYVIKAFLWKNGEDVEEESHVHPLMIISPAILVITSIILGAVFLTSLVPFFTSIGLSSSFISLDLPSVLLAILGVIIALALYLNGLDLGKYAGLRPLVDFLYYGWFVNPAFDKFGIAGYRFAKGVYEKFEYGVIDLSLNMRLPQGLIRAGNSIFKKTETGILRDYIFMYLIGLVILAFIIIFFIMGV; encoded by the coding sequence ATGAACTAGGTTATGGCAATTGGGGATTATATTATGCGTTATATTCACTTTTCGCAATCTCAATGTTTTATGTAGTAATTTCGATTAACTTATTAGAACTCTATATATTCCTAGAAATATCTCTAATTACATCATTTCTCTTAATTTTACTTTATGGATATGGAGATAGAAGAAGGATAAGCTTATTATACTTTATATGGACTCATGTAGGTACTATTTTAACCTTAGCCTCAATAGTTATTTTAGGTTTAGTCAGCGGAAAAATGGATATTTACAGTAGTTTTGGTCAACTATATAATTATTCCACTATAGCTTATGCTCCCTTGATTTTTATAGCTGGAGTAATAGGTATGTTTATTAAAGGTGCTCAAGCGGGGTTTAATATTTGGCTTCCTTATGCACATGGCGAGGCACCCACACCAATTTCTATACTCTTAAGTCCTAACATGGTAGGATTAGGCATATTTGTAGTCATAATCTATTATTACTTGTTTCCATCATTTTCATTCTTAGCTCCTATATTCATAGCTTGGGCAATAATAACTATGATATATGGAGGTATCAATGCTCTTGCCCAAAGGGATTTCAAAAGGTTTTTAGCATATTCTAGCGTGTCACAGATGGGTTATATGTTACTGGGTGCTTCAATCTCCTTTTTCATAGGGTTAAAATCTTCAGTTTTGACATTACCCCTTGGAATAATAGCTTCAGTCTTAATTTATGCATCTCACGGTTTTGGGAAAGCATTACTCTTCATGAGTGCTGGAGCAGCTATAACTGAACTGGAAGAGAGGGATATAGAAAGATTAGGTGGACTTTATCTGGTTTCTCCATTACACACCACATTGTCATTTATAGGTATTCTTAATATTTTAGGACTACCGCCAACAGTAGGTTTAGTTAGTGAAGTTTTATTATTAATGTCTGCGGGGCAATTAGTGCCATTAATTGGTGAAGGTTTCTTTGTGCTTCTTGTTGCACTACTGATGATAGCAATAGGAATGTCTTCGGGTTATGCTACTTATTTATTTAAGAAGGTTTATTCAAACATCAAAGAAAGAAAACAAAGTTTAGACAATGCCTATGAGTACTCAATTCCAATGATAATAACAGCGATAGTTAGTGTTATATTCTTCTTCTTCCCAGAATTTATGGCTCATTCATTAAGTAATTTTATTCAAACTTTTTCTGCTAATTCTTTAAATCTTTTCCTTATAGTATTCCTACCAGCTATAGGGTCTTTAATAGCACTTATTGTTCCAATGAATCAAGATACTAGAGGAGGTATAGTTACAGCGTTAATAGGTATATCAATGATTTTAGCCATTATTAACTTAATAAACTCTGTTCATTCACCATTATTTGTTCCACAAAGTATTACCACAATATTTAGCTACTTTACATTTAGCTCTTCACTTTTACAAGCACTTTTAGGTGTTTTTGTATCCTCACTAGCTTTCTTCATTTCAATGTATAGTATAGGTTATATGAAAGAGGATAGTGTTTTAAGGAGATATTGGGGATTTTTCGGTTTCTTTGTTTCTTCAATGTTGGCTGTAATATATGCAGATAATGTGTTACTATTCCTAGCTGGTTGGGAGGGAACCAGTCTTGCATCCTATGGCCTAATTAGCTATTGGCTAGATGACAATGAGAGGAATGTTGTAGGTGACTTTGGTAGAAAAGTGTTCGGGATAGAATACTTATCAAGACCTACAACTAGCGGAATAAGGGCAATGATATTTACTAGAATTGGAGATGTAGGCTTAATAGTAGGTTTGGGTTACTTAATGTATTTGACTACTTTGTCAGACTATTCTGGTATAACTACTATCTATAGTGGTTTATTTTCAGTCTTACACTTAATATATAATCTTCCTTATGGTTGGGTAATTTTACTCTTAATGTTCTTAGGAGGTCTAGGTAAAAGTGCTCAATTCCCATTAACTCAGTGGTTATTAACAGCCATGACTGGTCCCACACCTGTTAGTGCCCTAATACATGCAGCAACAATGGTTAATCTGGGTGCGATTTTAACATTCTTTGTATACCCCTTCTTAGTTTATCCAAATCCTCAAACAACACTATTTATGAGTATTATGGTAGGAATCTCAATGTTTACTGCAATCTATACAAGTACATCTGCATTGGCTTCAAATGAACAAAAATTAATTTTAGCTTATTCCACAGCCGATCAGATTTCACTAATGATTTTATCGTCTTCAATAGGAGGTTTACTTGCCTCATTAACTTCTAATCTTAACTATCTATATGCTGGAATCTTAATTGGTTTTATACAAATGTTAGCTCATGGAACATATAAAGCTTCATTATTCATGAATGCGGGTAGTTTAATTCATTTTACCGAAAATAGATATGTAGGAGTATTCAAAGGTTTGTATAGAAAATTAAAGACTGTATTTGTCCTTCAATTATTAGCTGCACTTAATCTTGCAAGTATACCACCATTGATAGGGTTCTGGGCACACGACTTAATTGGTGTTCTAGCTTCTAACACGTCATTATTCCCACTATATGTAATAACTGAGTTTTTAGGTGGTGTCTATATAATTCGTTATGTAATTAAAGCATTTTTATGGAAGAATGGTGAAGATGTGGAAGAAGAGAGTCATGTTCATCCACTGATGATTATATCTCCAGCAATATTAGTTATTACATCAATAATACTTGGTGCTGTATTTTTGACCTCTCTTGTCCCATTTTTCACAAGTATAGGTCTAAGTAGTTCATTCATATCCCTAGATTTACCATCAGTTCTGCTGGCTATTTTAGGTGTTATTATAGCATTAGCCTTGTATCTAAATGGTTTAGATCTAGGGAAATATGCTGGCCTAAGACCATTAGTTGACTTCTTATACTATGGTTGGTTTGTTAATCCAGCGTTTGACAAATTTGGGATTGCAGGATATAGGTTTGCTAAAGGTGTTTATGAAAAGTTTGAATATGGTGTTATTGATTTATCATTAAATATGCGATTACCTCAAGGACTCATAAGGGCAGGAAATAGTATTTTCAAGAAGACTGAAACAGGAATTTTGCGTGATTACATTTTTATGTATTTAATAGGCCTTGTAATTCTTGCTTTTATCATAATCTTTTTCATTATGGGGGTGTAA
- a CDS encoding metal-dependent transcriptional regulator has product MKLSRRELSYLLSVKKYNDEGKPAKLSWISKDLNVSVASAYEEISHLESKGFLKKSDKGIFITDEGKKAIDSLLRAHRVIETFLVKIGLSPDQACNYTKQFDYSVPDEVIERIYEYLGKPEKCPHGENIPY; this is encoded by the coding sequence GTGAAACTTTCAAGACGTGAGCTCTCATATTTATTATCAGTAAAGAAATATAATGATGAGGGGAAGCCAGCAAAATTATCGTGGATTTCAAAAGATCTAAATGTAAGTGTAGCTAGTGCTTATGAAGAGATTTCACATTTAGAGAGTAAAGGATTTCTAAAAAAATCTGATAAAGGTATATTCATAACTGATGAGGGGAAAAAAGCAATAGATTCCCTGCTGAGAGCTCATAGAGTTATCGAGACATTCTTAGTTAAAATTGGTTTATCTCCAGATCAAGCATGTAATTATACTAAGCAGTTTGATTACTCTGTACCGGACGAAGTTATAGAAAGAATTTATGAGTATCTTGGTAAGCCAGAAAAATGTCCACACGGTGAAAATATTCCCTATTAA
- a CDS encoding inositol-3-phosphate synthase, with the protein MIKVAIFGVGNVASALLQGLEWLKEGKNLPGLLDLSISPTEIEIVKAFDIDKRKVGKKISEAIFMKPNVVKKYVDVKLDIIVERGPTLDGLEGSLSNIIEESEEKPVDVESELKDVDVSISLLPAGTQQANEYYASASLNANVAFINATPAEIINIYAPKFAEKKIPIFGDDLLSQIGGTILHTGIIEFLKSRGVKVIRTYQIDISGNTETYVTLEEWRKDLKKGIKSNFISSHADDAQVIAGTSDYVEFLGDRRVSYMSIEGIYSFGVPFKLDISFKTEDAPNAVVPLIDLIRLAKIAKDNGIGGAIPQICGYYFKRPPKIYSSLEEAKHELLNFVKMMTEPRLDR; encoded by the coding sequence TTGATTAAGGTTGCAATTTTTGGTGTAGGAAATGTTGCAAGTGCTCTTTTACAAGGTCTAGAATGGTTAAAGGAAGGAAAAAATTTACCAGGATTGTTAGATCTTAGTATTTCGCCTACGGAGATAGAAATTGTAAAGGCTTTCGATATAGATAAAAGAAAAGTAGGGAAAAAGATATCTGAAGCTATTTTTATGAAACCTAATGTAGTAAAAAAATATGTAGATGTAAAATTAGACATTATTGTTGAAAGAGGGCCAACATTAGATGGACTAGAAGGTTCATTATCTAACATTATCGAAGAATCTGAAGAGAAGCCTGTCGATGTTGAAAGTGAATTAAAAGATGTTGATGTTTCAATAAGTCTATTACCAGCTGGTACACAACAAGCCAACGAATATTATGCAAGTGCATCACTTAACGCTAATGTAGCTTTCATCAATGCAACACCTGCAGAAATAATTAATATATATGCTCCTAAATTTGCTGAGAAGAAAATACCAATATTTGGTGATGATTTGTTAAGTCAAATAGGTGGAACAATTTTACATACTGGTATTATAGAGTTTTTAAAAAGTAGAGGAGTGAAAGTAATAAGAACATATCAAATTGATATTTCAGGAAATACAGAGACTTATGTTACACTAGAAGAATGGAGAAAAGATTTGAAAAAAGGAATTAAATCAAATTTTATTTCATCTCATGCTGATGATGCTCAAGTAATTGCAGGTACTTCAGATTATGTAGAATTTTTAGGAGATAGAAGAGTAAGTTACATGAGTATTGAAGGGATATACTCATTTGGTGTTCCATTTAAACTAGATATTTCGTTTAAAACAGAAGATGCTCCTAACGCTGTAGTACCTTTAATAGATTTAATAAGATTAGCTAAAATAGCTAAAGATAATGGAATTGGCGGCGCAATACCACAGATCTGTGGATACTACTTCAAGAGACCGCCAAAAATTTATTCTTCGTTAGAAGAAGCTAAACATGAGTTACTTAATTTTGTTAAGATGATGACTGAACCCCGGCTAGATCGATGA
- the thiI gene encoding tRNA uracil 4-sulfurtransferase ThiI, which translates to MIIIVRLAGEIGIKSPRSRKNFEHALINNIKNVIDVEEVSIDQGYIILNTKGDFSKLSKVFGIASFSPADVISFSKLQDIVDFVKNKYAEKVKGKKFAIRVRRVGKHNFTSLDAAKVIGSSLYPYSSGVDLENPEIEIHVDIRQDYAYVYDKVYEGARGLPIGTTGRTIVLFSGGFDSPIATWMMMKRGSSVTLLNFKLGGEVHKKIVLDEVKILSEWNSGHKIKVYFVNGIKVLSALADVKRYIRVVVLKRIMYKTAELLAKKINAYSVTTGESLSQVSSQTMKNLFVTEYGINIPIFRPLIGFDKEEIIELSRKVGTYEYSSKLPEYCAISSKSTTSANLEEVLESEKQVNIEYEKLIDEAEVVEV; encoded by the coding sequence ATGATAATTATTGTTAGGCTAGCTGGAGAAATAGGTATAAAATCTCCACGATCAAGGAAAAACTTTGAACACGCACTTATAAATAATATTAAGAATGTTATAGATGTAGAAGAAGTTAGTATTGATCAAGGTTATATTATTTTAAATACTAAGGGAGATTTCAGTAAGTTAAGTAAAGTATTTGGCATAGCATCATTTTCTCCTGCTGATGTAATTTCATTTTCAAAGTTACAAGATATAGTAGATTTTGTAAAGAATAAGTATGCTGAAAAGGTAAAAGGAAAGAAATTTGCTATAAGGGTTAGAAGGGTAGGTAAACATAATTTTACCAGTTTAGATGCAGCAAAAGTTATTGGAAGCAGTCTTTATCCCTATTCTTCTGGAGTTGATCTTGAAAACCCAGAAATAGAAATCCATGTAGATATTAGGCAAGATTATGCTTATGTTTATGATAAAGTGTATGAAGGGGCCAGAGGATTACCCATAGGAACTACTGGTAGAACTATTGTGTTGTTTTCAGGGGGTTTTGATTCTCCAATAGCTACATGGATGATGATGAAAAGGGGTTCATCAGTAACTTTGCTTAATTTTAAACTAGGCGGAGAAGTACACAAGAAGATAGTGTTAGATGAAGTAAAGATCTTGTCTGAGTGGAATAGTGGCCATAAAATTAAGGTTTATTTCGTTAACGGAATTAAGGTTCTTTCTGCATTAGCTGATGTAAAAAGATATATTAGGGTAGTTGTACTAAAGCGCATAATGTATAAGACTGCAGAATTGCTTGCTAAGAAGATAAATGCTTATTCAGTAACTACTGGTGAGTCATTATCACAAGTTTCTTCTCAAACTATGAAAAACTTATTTGTTACAGAGTACGGTATTAATATTCCAATCTTTAGACCGCTTATAGGATTTGATAAAGAAGAAATCATAGAATTATCACGTAAAGTGGGCACTTACGAGTACTCATCAAAGTTACCAGAATATTGTGCAATATCAAGTAAGTCAACAACAAGTGCAAATCTAGAGGAAGTATTAGAGAGTGAAAAACAAGTAAACATTGAATATGAAAAACTTATTGATGAAGCAGAAGTTGTTGAAGTCTAA
- the sepP gene encoding undecaprenyl-diphosphatase SepP has protein sequence MRKYWFLLFIFIILSIYLKIVGEYNFPLNVLLFKIINYHQIALLNSFFVFFSKYGREYVWIPLTAILLIFKRTRRIAITLAASFILAIILGEASKIIMAQLRPFYYIHADLLVPPPHDYSYPSGHALIVGDGAMVLYKTSPRWLWIPFFIEALIVSYSRVYVGVHWPIDILGGWLLGSWIAYFTVDMESKGILRPIEKLFKVS, from the coding sequence ATGCGTAAATATTGGTTCCTTTTATTTATTTTTATTATTCTCTCAATTTATTTAAAAATTGTTGGAGAGTATAATTTTCCCCTAAATGTTTTACTTTTTAAGATAATTAATTACCACCAAATAGCTTTACTGAATTCCTTCTTTGTATTTTTTTCTAAGTATGGAAGAGAATATGTGTGGATTCCTTTAACTGCTATTCTTTTAATATTTAAAAGGACTAGAAGAATTGCTATAACACTTGCTGCCTCCTTTATTTTAGCTATTATCTTAGGTGAAGCTAGCAAAATAATTATGGCTCAATTAAGGCCTTTCTATTATATACATGCTGACCTTTTAGTTCCGCCTCCACATGATTATAGTTATCCTTCTGGTCACGCTTTAATTGTAGGTGATGGTGCTATGGTATTATATAAAACTTCTCCTAGATGGTTATGGATTCCCTTTTTCATTGAAGCTTTGATAGTATCTTATTCTAGGGTTTATGTTGGTGTTCATTGGCCTATTGATATTCTAGGTGGTTGGCTCTTAGGTTCCTGGATAGCTTATTTTACCGTTGATATGGAGAGTAAGGGAATACTTAGGCCTATAGAGAAGCTATTTAAAGTTTCATGA
- a CDS encoding dihydrodipicolinate synthase family protein, giving the protein MKGVIPAIVTPFKENEELDLDSLETYIQFLKRNGIEHFFVLGSTGEFNMLSFEEKAAFLKKLADITKNGIVNVTENSTYNALKLAKIVVDLGFEELASLPPLYHKPSEKGIVKYFEDLSRLGIPLNMYYYPQNSYQIAENTIEKLVEEGIIQGMKYTTNDLVSFKNLISLKEINKEFSLLIGNDELFLESYLAGGDGLVSAVANIAPELVVKEYELLKNGNLTEALKIQKMIEKINKAILIGDYPSTLKNGLKYRGIYVGKVRSPLQESVDGNSLIYGILKELGL; this is encoded by the coding sequence ATGAAAGGAGTTATTCCAGCCATAGTCACACCTTTTAAAGAGAATGAAGAGCTAGACCTAGATTCACTAGAAACATACATACAATTCTTGAAACGAAATGGAATAGAACATTTCTTTGTTCTAGGTAGTACAGGAGAGTTTAACATGTTGTCATTTGAGGAAAAAGCAGCATTTCTAAAGAAGTTAGCAGATATTACAAAGAACGGAATAGTTAACGTGACTGAAAACTCAACTTATAACGCACTAAAATTAGCTAAGATTGTAGTAGATTTAGGCTTTGAAGAACTAGCAAGCTTACCACCATTATATCATAAGCCATCAGAAAAAGGAATAGTAAAGTATTTCGAGGATCTATCTAGGCTAGGAATTCCATTAAACATGTATTATTATCCTCAAAATTCTTATCAGATAGCCGAAAATACAATAGAAAAATTAGTAGAAGAAGGAATAATACAAGGGATGAAATATACTACAAATGATTTAGTAAGTTTTAAGAATCTTATTTCTTTAAAAGAGATAAACAAAGAATTTAGCTTGCTTATCGGAAATGATGAATTATTTTTAGAATCCTATTTAGCTGGTGGAGACGGTTTAGTGTCAGCAGTAGCTAATATAGCACCAGAGTTAGTCGTTAAAGAATACGAGCTTCTTAAGAATGGAAATTTAACCGAGGCCTTAAAAATACAAAAAATGATTGAAAAAATTAATAAAGCTATATTGATTGGAGACTATCCCTCAACACTAAAAAATGGACTAAAATATAGAGGTATATATGTCGGCAAAGTTAGAAGTCCTTTGCAAGAAAGCGTTGATGGAAATTCTTTAATATACGGTATACTAAAAGAATTAGGATTATGA